A genomic region of Porticoccaceae bacterium LTM1 contains the following coding sequences:
- a CDS encoding sulfite exporter TauE/SafE family protein, with product MEVYLLYLALGLLAGFVGGLFGLGGGVIIVPLLIIAFSAQQFDPAVLTHLAIGTSLATIVVTSINATWVHHRRQAVEWGVFKKLAPGIAVGALAGGLVASYLSGVILQLVFGVLMVAVAMQAGFGVKPHAHREVPGWLGNSFAGTSFGMLSAIFGIGGGSLTTPYLLWCNVPIHRAIATSAACGLPIGLFAAMSFMVAGWEEELPVGSLGFIYLPALLGISLAAMISVRWGAALAHRLPGATLKRWFALVIFALGVRFIWINLVELWGG from the coding sequence ATGGAAGTCTATTTACTTTATTTGGCTCTAGGGCTACTGGCCGGGTTTGTTGGGGGCCTGTTCGGTTTGGGTGGCGGAGTAATCATCGTTCCGCTGCTCATTATCGCATTTAGTGCCCAGCAGTTTGATCCTGCGGTATTGACCCATCTGGCGATAGGCACTTCGCTGGCGACCATTGTGGTGACATCTATTAACGCCACTTGGGTTCATCATCGACGCCAGGCTGTAGAGTGGGGTGTTTTTAAAAAACTTGCTCCGGGCATTGCTGTAGGGGCGCTTGCAGGTGGTTTGGTGGCTTCCTATTTATCAGGAGTAATATTGCAGCTGGTGTTTGGTGTGCTCATGGTTGCAGTTGCAATGCAGGCAGGCTTTGGTGTTAAGCCACATGCCCATCGAGAAGTGCCTGGTTGGCTTGGTAATTCCTTTGCTGGCACATCTTTTGGCATGTTGTCGGCGATCTTTGGGATTGGTGGTGGGTCTCTTACAACACCATATTTGTTGTGGTGCAATGTGCCGATACATAGAGCGATTGCAACCAGTGCCGCATGCGGTTTGCCTATTGGCTTGTTTGCTGCAATGAGCTTTATGGTGGCGGGCTGGGAAGAAGAGCTGCCAGTCGGATCGTTGGGCTTTATCTATCTCCCAGCTCTGCTTGGCATATCATTGGCCGCTATGATCAGTGTGCGTTGGGGTGCGGCCCTTGCTCACCGTTTACCTGGGGCTACTCTTAAGCGTTGGTTTGCGCTGGTTATTTTTGCTTTAGGTGTACGATTTATCTGGATCAATTTAGTTGAGCTTTGGGGTGGGTAA
- a CDS encoding SPOR domain-containing protein has product MRWLLLTLLMCNGVMAYWLSGQQEQRQERFKAAPVSSEKQLMLVSERPAHPEPLDDMVRHRADVVAQKCLLIGPILSQDSANDLYVGMRAAGLAVEFWQKEREMEAGYWVYLPPYESRELAQRRLNRLLSDGIDSFIFGEGELVNGISLGIYSSSDNASSRKQALERRGIRPQVRLATKTVVEYWLQFPAIDRALLASKFWSDLAEVAPNAEISEKSCEPVASGPDFP; this is encoded by the coding sequence ATGCGTTGGTTGTTGCTGACACTGTTGATGTGTAACGGCGTGATGGCCTATTGGTTGTCGGGGCAGCAAGAGCAGCGTCAAGAGCGGTTCAAGGCAGCGCCTGTAAGTTCTGAAAAACAGCTGATGCTGGTTTCTGAGCGGCCTGCTCATCCTGAGCCGTTGGATGATATGGTGCGGCACCGTGCAGACGTCGTTGCTCAAAAGTGCCTGCTTATCGGTCCAATCCTGAGTCAGGACTCGGCCAATGATCTCTATGTTGGCATGAGGGCCGCCGGTCTAGCGGTAGAATTTTGGCAGAAAGAGCGTGAGATGGAGGCCGGGTATTGGGTCTACTTGCCTCCATATGAAAGCCGTGAATTGGCACAGCGCAGGCTAAATCGATTATTAAGTGATGGTATAGATAGCTTCATATTTGGTGAGGGTGAGCTGGTTAATGGCATTTCACTGGGTATTTACAGTAGTAGTGATAATGCCAGTTCCAGAAAGCAGGCGCTGGAGCGGCGCGGTATACGCCCGCAAGTCAGGCTGGCAACCAAGACGGTGGTAGAGTACTGGTTGCAATTTCCGGCAATAGACCGGGCTTTACTGGCTTCAAAGTTCTGGTCAGATCTGGCTGAAGTGGCACCAAATGCAGAAATTTCAGAAAAAAGCTGCGAGCCTGTTGCGTCTGGTCCCGACTTCCCCTAG
- the birA gene encoding bifunctional biotin--[acetyl-CoA-carboxylase] ligase/biotin operon repressor BirA: MSDLTNNLISILADGEFHSGEELGERLSVTRTAIWKQIQKLSEWSLVIESIKGRGYRIAGGLELLDKAKIENSISEKNHSLISKLEILQAVDSTNTLAKQHAERGNASGLVVLAERQTAGRGRRGRTWVSPFARNIYLSVVWGFDGGAASLEGLSLAVGVAVKRAVETCGLKGVSLKWPNDVLVGQSKLGGILLEMTGDPAGFCQVVVGVGLNVAMPMEGAEEITQRWTDLQKAGGNTLSRNEVASVLLNELLALLDDYQSVGFEKYREEWQASDAFKDQSVKLVTPNQEVTGIARGVAENGALRLEVGGEVRSFNGGEISLRGAG, translated from the coding sequence ATGTCAGATCTGACGAATAACCTGATTTCGATTTTGGCAGATGGTGAGTTCCACTCCGGTGAGGAGCTGGGAGAGCGGCTGAGTGTAACCAGGACGGCAATCTGGAAGCAGATCCAAAAGTTGTCGGAGTGGTCTTTGGTTATCGAAAGTATCAAGGGGCGTGGCTATCGTATAGCTGGCGGGCTTGAACTTTTGGATAAGGCGAAAATTGAAAACAGCATTTCTGAAAAAAATCACTCTCTTATTTCGAAGCTTGAAATTTTGCAGGCGGTGGATTCAACCAATACGCTTGCCAAACAACACGCAGAACGAGGTAATGCTTCGGGTTTGGTGGTCTTGGCTGAAAGACAGACAGCGGGACGTGGTCGGCGCGGTCGCACGTGGGTGAGTCCCTTTGCACGTAACATTTATTTGTCGGTTGTCTGGGGTTTTGATGGTGGTGCAGCTTCACTGGAAGGTTTAAGTCTTGCGGTTGGTGTGGCGGTAAAGCGAGCTGTAGAAACCTGTGGTTTAAAAGGTGTTTCATTGAAGTGGCCTAATGATGTACTTGTTGGGCAAAGTAAGTTGGGCGGGATTCTGTTGGAAATGACTGGTGATCCTGCGGGCTTTTGCCAGGTTGTTGTGGGTGTGGGTCTTAATGTGGCTATGCCCATGGAGGGTGCCGAAGAAATTACCCAGCGGTGGACAGACCTTCAGAAGGCGGGCGGAAATACGCTTTCGAGAAATGAAGTGGCTTCAGTTTTATTAAACGAACTGCTGGCATTGTTGGATGATTATCAGTCTGTTGGCTTTGAGAAATATCGTGAAGAGTGGCAGGCCAGTGATGCGTTTAAAGACCAGTCCGTGAAATTGGTAACGCCAAATCAGGAAGTTACTGGTATCGCAAGAGGAGTAGCTGAAAATGGTGCTTTGCGGTTGGAGGTGGGTGGTGAAGTTAGAAGCTTCAACGGCGGTGAGATCAGTCTGAGGGGGGCTGGTTGA
- a CDS encoding type III pantothenate kinase, translating into MAILDIDIGNTRIKWRCAKRYGALAHKDSLQLINQHLAGPPERVRVANVAGEEIAEKISAWVFASWAIEAEFARVESIAAGVSCGYEDPTQLGVDRWLAILAAYQKWPGNLVVVSAGSALTADLLTASGQHLGGYIVPGLELQRSALFEGTDQVKVPSEWDQSDLGAASNTLQAVNRGCIHSLLGVIEAASNQLAEPLVVLGGGDAGVLEPHIKDRSVIVAPGLVLEGLDILLP; encoded by the coding sequence ATGGCCATATTGGATATCGATATTGGCAATACTCGAATTAAATGGCGCTGCGCAAAACGTTATGGCGCTTTGGCGCATAAGGACTCATTGCAATTGATTAACCAGCATTTGGCGGGGCCGCCTGAAAGGGTTCGCGTTGCTAACGTTGCTGGAGAAGAGATTGCCGAAAAAATATCAGCCTGGGTTTTTGCGAGCTGGGCAATTGAGGCGGAATTTGCTCGTGTGGAATCCATTGCGGCGGGCGTAAGTTGTGGTTACGAGGATCCAACGCAACTTGGTGTAGATCGCTGGTTGGCAATTTTGGCGGCATATCAAAAGTGGCCCGGCAACTTAGTGGTGGTCAGTGCGGGAAGTGCGCTCACAGCTGATCTGTTGACTGCAAGCGGCCAGCATTTGGGTGGTTACATTGTTCCGGGTTTGGAATTGCAGCGCAGCGCACTGTTTGAGGGGACTGATCAGGTTAAAGTGCCATCCGAATGGGATCAGTCTGACCTCGGGGCTGCCTCAAATACACTTCAGGCTGTTAATCGCGGTTGCATTCATTCTCTGTTGGGTGTGATTGAGGCGGCCTCCAATCAACTTGCTGAGCCTCTCGTGGTTTTGGGGGGTGGAGACGCAGGGGTTCTGGAGCCGCATATAAAAGATAGGTCAGTGATAGTTGCTCCGGGGTTGGTGCTGGAAGGGTTGGATATTTTACTGCCATAA